The following are from one region of the Procambarus clarkii isolate CNS0578487 unplaced genomic scaffold, FALCON_Pclarkii_2.0 HiC_scaffold_107, whole genome shotgun sequence genome:
- the LOC138360323 gene encoding tigger transposable element-derived protein 7-like produces MSHVSESNSHRPKRQHGGGKTAAKFNIGKSTVSDIKKQKDTLFKYVSTTECATSGAACSRKTVKSGQYPQLDAAVYKWFIQHRTIGMAIRFEELKVAASKLAIQLGIKDFSASDGWVGRFKARHNISNTKNISGEASSADPTNVDSFKAKLNEYIVSNNLSKYQVYNADETGFMWRAVPSTSLTSRMQENIPGRKISKERLSVLLCANADASHRTKCAVVGKSNNPRALKIIMQALPVIYYNSKKSWFNQIIFTDWFENHFCKEVREFQINKCGIKASEVKALLLLDNAPAHPISKLISRDGRIKCMALPPNTTSLIQPLDQGVILAAKRMYQTAMLEDVLVVLPSEEDELTGKDTRAQRTLENLKKYTIREAIFHWARLWNKVKETTLTNSWKKLLTERPRCEAAVSDSEFEGFENEANDFEGFEETIRTMLLQAGQGVQVNDINEWLENDYDPGYELLTEEQIAQSVLENDSDDSDDSDDDSDDVGEALPRGVGYQKRLEQVEELIEYSIKSKHEVIGNFYVHLTALKQCLKTLARENQIQTKIDKFMISTVREKSSSTSDAAPVDAELPSTSHGASASNECSTSHAAPADAEFPSTSRGTSASNECSTSHVAPADAEFPPSRDKSSTNDIKYD; encoded by the coding sequence cagcaaagtttaacatcgggaaaagtacagtaagtgacatcaagaaacagaaggatactctaTTCAAATATGTGAGCACAACAGAGTGTGCTACTTCTGGTGCTGCATGTTCGAGAAAAACAGTAAAGTCTGGTCAGTATCCACAATTGGATGCTGCAGTGTATAAGTGGTTTATTCAGCACCGCACAATTGGCATGGCAATAAGATTTGAAGAGCTTAAAGTTGCAGCAAGTAAACTTGCCATTCAATTAGGTATAAAAGATTTCAGTGCAAGTGATGGGTGGGTTGGAAGATTTAAGGCTCGGCATAACATTTCAAACACCAAAAATATTTCTGGTGAGGCGTCAAGTGCTGATCCCACTAATGTTGATTCATTCAAGGCTAAATTAAACGAGTACATTGTCAGTAATAATTTAAGCAAATATCAAGTATATAATGCTGACGAGACTGGGTTTATGTGGCGAGCTGTACCAAGTACATCCTTAACCAGTAGGATGCAGGAAAATATTCCTGGACGAAAGATAAGCAAGGAACGGCTCTCAGTCTTGCTCTGTGCTAATGCTGATGCCTCTCACAGGACAAAATGTGCCGTGGTAGGCAAGTCTAACAATCCTCGAGCCTTAAAAATTATAATGCAGGCATTACCTGTAATATATTACAATTCTAAGaaatcatggtttaatcaaataatATTTACGGACTGGTTTGAAAACCACTTTTGCAAAGAAGTCAGAGAATTCCAGATCAACAAATGTGGAATAAAGGCCAGTGAGGTTAAGGCATTGTTGCTGCTAGATAATGCCCCTGCTCATCCCATTAGCAAGTTAATTTCAAGGGATGGCAGAATAAAATGCATGGCACTTCCACCAAACACAACATCCTTGATCCAGCCCTTGGACCAAGGTGTTATCCTTGCTGCTAAACGTATGTACCAAACAGCAATGCTTGAAGATGTTTTAGTTGTTTTACCTAGCGAGGAAGATGAATTGACAGGAAAGGATACAAGGGCTCAAAGAACACTAGAAAATCTAAAAAAGTACACAATCAGGGAAGCAATATTCCACTGGGCTAGGCTTTGGAATAAAGTGAAAGAAACTACACTAACAAATTCATGGAAGAAACTGTTAACAGAGAGGCCTAGATGTGAAGCAGCAGTATCTGATAGTGAATTCGAAGGTTTTGAAAATGAAGCCAATGATTTTGAAGGGTTTGAAGAAACGATCCGAACAATGTTGCTCCAAGCTGGTcagggtgtacaagtgaatgatatcAATGAATGGTTAGAAAATGATTACGATCCTGGTTATGAATTGTTAACTGAAGAACAGATTGCGCAAAGTGTTCTCGAAAATGACTCTGATGACTCTGATGACTCTGATGATGACTCGGACGATGTTGGTGAGGCTCTGCCTAGAGGTGTCGGATATCAGAAAAGATTGGAACAAGTTGAGGAACTCATTGAATATTCAATAAAAAGTAAACATGAGGTTATTGGAAATTTTTATGTACACCTTACAGCCTTAAAGCAATGTCTCAAAACGTTAGCcagagaaaatcagattcagacaaaaatagataaattcatgatttcaacgGTTCGTGAAAAATCTTCGTCGACAAGCGATGCTGCACCCGTCGATGCTGAATTACCATCGACAAGTCATGGAGCATCCGCCAGCAAtgaatgctctacaagccatgctgcacccgccgatgctgaattcccatcgacaagtcgtggaacatccgccagcaacgaatgctctacaagccatgttgcacccgccgatgctgaattcccaccaAGTCGTGACAAGTCATCCACTaacgatataaaatatgattga